The following are encoded together in the Chaetodon auriga isolate fChaAug3 chromosome 4, fChaAug3.hap1, whole genome shotgun sequence genome:
- the slc43a1b gene encoding solute carrier family 43 member 1b: protein MAPSLAQAYRRRWWMAVTAIIENLLFSAVLLGWGSLLIMLKNEGFYSHLCIENETVHTNMTAMESGDWQTCVEQEEILNLGFTIGSFLLSAATLPLGILMDRYGPRPLRLLGSACFAASCAMMAVAAYDPAVLSFLIFLAVSFNGFGGICLTFTSLTLPNMFGNVRSTILSLMIGSYASSAVTFPAVKLIYDLGVSFRIIMWVWSGMACTVFLNCFLNWPAESFPAPEDIRYTKKVKLNGVVTEDKITGDRYVTHVTLMEDTVGAKEPEPEQPETQTTVQGSVSLCHSMCSPIFLWSLITMAMTQLRLIFFMGAMNKMLEFLVTHGNPNPSEELLKEVDEQVGFYSSIFGSMQLLCLLTCPLIGYIMDWRMKECEEENANTQTEKSQSDPPKRSRKVQKLTNAMRAFIFTNILLVIFGIISLVDNLPIQMVSFVLHTIVRGFIHSCCGGLYAAVYPANHFGTLTGMQSMISAAFALLQQPLFILMVGHLSGDPYWINFGLLIFSLAGFLLPGYLFFHRRNLIRAKAEHDRLATSQPDKENGPHTNSGTAKSPANGHASNGYTPY from the exons ATGGCTCCCAGCTTGGCCCAGGCGTACAGGCGGAGGTGGTGGATGGCTGTCACGGCCATTATAGAGAACCTGCTTTTCTCCGCTGTTCTGCTGGGCTGGGGCTCACTGCTCATCATGCTGAAGAATGAAGGCTTCTATTCCCACCTTTGTATTG AAAATGAGACTGTCCACACCAACATGACTGCCATGGAGAGCGGTGATTGGCAGACTTGTGTGGAGCAGGAAGAGATATTGAATCTTGGCTTCACCATTGGCTCATTCCTCTTGAGTGCAGCCACTTTACCCCTGGGGATCTTGATGGACAGATATGGACCACGCCCACTGAGGCTCCTTGGCAG TGCATGTTTCGCAGCCTCCTGCGCAATGATGGCTGTTGCTGCATATGACCCTGCAG TGCTGTCTTTCCTCATCTTCCTCGCTGTCTCTTTCAACGGCTTTGGAGGAATCTGCCTGACCTTCACCTCACTCACA CTGCCTAACATGTTTGGTAATGTACGATCGACCATCCTCTCCCTGATGATTGGCTCCTATGCTTCCTCAGCTGTCACCTTCCCTGCTGTCAAG ttgATTTATGACCTTGGAGTGTCATTCCGCATCATCATGTGGGTTTGGTCCGGAATGGCCTGCACGGTCTTCCTCAACTGCTTTCTAAACTGGCCTGCTGAGTCCTTCCCTGCACCTGAAGACATCAGATACAC CAAAAAAGTGAAGCTGAATGGGGTTGTGACAGAGGACAAGATAACTGGGGACAGATACGTCACCCATGTGACTCTTATGGAAGACACAGTGGGAGCAAAGGAGCCAGAACCCGAGCAGCCAGAAACCCAAACCACAGTCCAGG GCTCGGTGTCGCTGTGTCATTCTATGTGCTCTCCCATCTTCCTGTGGAGTCTCATCACCATGGCAATGACCCAGCTGAGGTTGATCTTCTTCATGGGTGCCATGAATAAGATGCTGGAGTTCCTGGTCACTCACGGCAACCCTAACC CTTCAGAAGAGCTGCTGAAGGAAGTGGACGAACAAG TGGGTTTCTACTCTTCTATCTTCGGTTCAATGCAGCTGCTTTGTCTACTGACCTGTCCTTTGATTGGCTACATCATGGACTGGAGGATGAAGGAGTGTGAAGAggaaaatgcaaacacacaaacagagaagag TCAGTCAGATcccccaaagagaagcagaaaggtcCAGAAACTGACCAATGCCATGAGAGCTTTCATCTTCACCAACATTCTATTGGTCATCTTTGGAATAATTTCCTTGGTTGACAACCTGCCCATACAG ATGGTATCGTTTGTTCTGCATACTATTGTGAGAGGATTTATCCACTCCTGCTGTGGAGGTCTCTACGCTGCTGT TTATCCAGCCAACCACTTTGGGACATTGACAGGCATGCAGTCAATGATCAGTGCTGCTTTCGCCTTGCTCCAACAGCCACTGTTCATACTGATGGTGGGACACCTCAGTGGAGATCCTTACTGG ATCAATTTTGGCCTTCTCATCTTCTCCCTGGCTGGCTTCCTGTTACCAGGCTATCTCTTCTTTCACCGTAGAAATCTGATCAGGGCAAAGGCAGAGCATGATAGGCTGGCTACCAGCCAACCTGACAAAGAGAATGGACCCCATACAAATAGTGGAACTGCTAAGAGTCCAGCCAATGGGCATGCAAGCAATGGATACACACCATATTAG